Proteins from a genomic interval of Pseudomonas anuradhapurensis:
- a CDS encoding EAL domain-containing protein translates to MKPFNILIVEDHPFQHMYLQHLFSELGSFNLEAARDGQEALERLRQRDFDLVLTDLLMPGMDGVQFIQHLAGLRHKPGLAIMSAASRRMLMAASLVAKNLGVDVLGLISKPVEPSALRSLIDQLQLHHQAPAQATAASPEFDRQTLVDALNNRAFQAWFQPKKSLHNGRIVAAEALVRWMHPEQGVLLPGTFLPALNAFGLEERLLWVMLKQAMDAQARWRERGYDIPVSINLPTHLLNSHDLADRLLEFVLHHQGVPGKLCFELMECSIPEQLSNFYAGACRLRMKGFGLSQDDFGKGYSSYMSLVSTPFTELKIDRALVQRCDESESLASALASIVALGRKLGLTVVAEGVETPQELELLRKVDCNQVQGFLISHAVSAEQFQRLLNSDGPPSAY, encoded by the coding sequence TTGAAGCCCTTTAACATCCTGATCGTCGAAGACCACCCGTTCCAGCATATGTACCTGCAACACCTGTTCAGCGAACTCGGCAGCTTCAACCTGGAAGCGGCCCGGGATGGTCAGGAAGCGCTGGAGCGCTTGCGCCAGCGTGACTTCGACCTGGTCCTGACCGACCTGCTGATGCCCGGCATGGACGGTGTGCAGTTCATCCAGCACCTCGCCGGGCTGCGCCACAAGCCAGGCCTGGCGATCATGAGCGCGGCCTCGCGGCGCATGCTGATGGCGGCCAGCCTGGTGGCCAAGAACCTCGGCGTGGACGTGCTCGGGCTGATCTCCAAGCCCGTCGAGCCCAGCGCACTGCGCAGCCTGATCGACCAATTGCAGCTGCACCATCAGGCGCCGGCCCAGGCCACGGCGGCCAGCCCCGAATTCGACCGCCAGACCTTGGTCGATGCCTTGAACAACCGGGCCTTCCAGGCCTGGTTCCAACCCAAGAAGTCCTTGCACAACGGCCGCATCGTCGCGGCCGAGGCGCTGGTGCGCTGGATGCATCCGGAGCAAGGCGTGCTGCTGCCAGGCACCTTCCTGCCAGCGCTCAATGCCTTCGGCCTGGAGGAACGGCTGCTGTGGGTGATGCTCAAGCAAGCCATGGATGCCCAGGCGCGCTGGCGGGAACGGGGCTATGACATCCCGGTGTCGATCAACCTGCCGACCCACCTGCTGAACAGCCATGACCTGGCCGATCGCCTGCTGGAATTCGTCCTGCACCACCAGGGCGTGCCCGGCAAGCTCTGCTTCGAGCTGATGGAATGCTCCATTCCCGAACAACTGAGCAACTTCTATGCGGGTGCCTGCCGCCTGCGCATGAAAGGTTTCGGCCTGTCCCAGGACGACTTCGGCAAAGGCTACAGCTCCTACATGAGCCTGGTCTCGACGCCCTTCACCGAACTCAAGATCGACCGCGCGCTGGTGCAGCGTTGCGATGAAAGCGAAAGCCTGGCCTCGGCCCTGGCCAGCATCGTCGCCCTGGGCCGCAAGCTCGGCCTCACCGTGGTCGCCGAAGGGGTGGAGACGCCGCAGGAGCTCGAACTGCTGCGCAAGGTCGATTGCAACCAGGTGCAGGGCTTCCTGATTTCCCATGCCGTGTCGGCGGAACAGTTCCAGCGCCTGCTGAACAGCGACGGCCCGCCGTCGGCCTACTGA
- a CDS encoding ATP-binding protein, which translates to MRLKAYLQQINPLLSDPEAARRLLRLLAIVLSAGILGAAYNFLSFTFNTDIARRHGAMSSAIAEAHTFFTNREALLESLSLAAVRQTDPLIDWVPLAPGEEVHLQLGSQPHKRWSLWLTQRMCAYLKARQVNLLYVDTAAQAPMRWLYHADAQAALPSPALLEQLRAAGERSTAAQELWLADHDVHRSRLFIFLRLDERDPDSGWLGLEIDSQAVAPALRDASAGEFMMFNADGMLVFTNSPEPTLERSLRQPVGNDFFGFAGQGLLPEHLVISKPLMSSDWQLVYAIDLSAILAGLWQQLLGALLFCVLSISLIRVLIQRFDQRFFTPTVERIRALVESEMFSRDVIETAPVALCVLRRSDGQVVLENHLAQQWLGQDQARSLRSAQWIEQAFERPDGQCSDYFESAEGRHLYLSCAPTRYKGEQVLLCAFSDISTRKQIEAALEDARRAADTANEAKTQFLATMSHEIRTPLYGVLGTLELLSRTTLDAQQRDYLRAIEGSSSTLLQLICDVLDVSKIEAGQLALELSEFSAPDLVREVIQGYSAAATSKGLQLYSCLDPRLPEHLIGDVNRIRQILNNLLSNAVKFTDCGRVVLRARLLNRDGERSCLLWQVSDTGKGIAEQDQPFIFDAFYQTEGYTQAIPGTGLGLPICQRLTQLMNGQLRLVSELGLGSSFSLSLPLEEASGRASAPFNLLAERIHVVSPVHELAEAISGWLCRWGARAQVGAPPAGSALAGELLVELHPGNVERWLVAEWPGPRILASAQDCWEARHEAGHWQVNLNDLAALHQAVGQAQGLRRPRDQAVPAPSTEPLGLHVLVAEDNVINQLILRDQLEQLGCSVALASDGEQALQAWQREHFDLLLTDVNMPAMNGYELARALRRLGCTRPIVGATANALRGEEELCLAAGMDRCLIKPFNLQALFNCLAPYRGSRLEAL; encoded by the coding sequence ATGCGACTCAAAGCCTACCTGCAACAAATCAACCCCCTCCTCTCCGACCCCGAGGCAGCGCGCCGCCTGCTTCGGCTGCTGGCGATCGTGCTGTCGGCCGGCATTCTCGGCGCGGCCTACAATTTCCTGTCGTTCACCTTCAACACCGACATCGCCCGGCGCCACGGCGCCATGAGCAGCGCGATCGCCGAGGCCCACACCTTCTTCACCAACCGTGAGGCACTGCTGGAGAGCCTGAGCCTCGCGGCCGTGCGCCAAACGGATCCGCTCATCGATTGGGTGCCACTGGCGCCGGGCGAGGAAGTGCACCTGCAACTGGGCAGCCAGCCGCACAAGCGCTGGAGCCTGTGGCTGACCCAGCGCATGTGCGCGTACCTCAAGGCCCGCCAGGTCAACCTGCTGTATGTCGACACCGCGGCTCAGGCCCCGATGCGCTGGCTGTACCACGCTGATGCCCAGGCCGCGTTGCCTTCGCCTGCGTTGCTGGAGCAGCTGCGTGCCGCGGGGGAACGATCCACCGCTGCCCAGGAGTTGTGGCTGGCCGACCACGATGTGCACCGTTCACGCCTGTTCATCTTCCTGCGCCTGGACGAACGTGACCCGGATTCTGGCTGGCTGGGCCTGGAAATCGACAGCCAGGCCGTGGCGCCGGCGCTCCGGGATGCCAGCGCAGGCGAATTCATGATGTTCAACGCCGACGGCATGCTGGTATTCACCAACAGCCCGGAGCCGACGCTGGAGCGCTCGCTGCGCCAGCCCGTGGGCAACGACTTTTTCGGCTTCGCCGGCCAGGGATTGCTGCCTGAGCACCTGGTCATCAGCAAGCCATTGATGTCCTCGGACTGGCAACTGGTCTACGCGATCGACCTGTCCGCCATCCTTGCCGGCCTGTGGCAACAACTGCTCGGTGCCTTGCTGTTCTGCGTGCTCAGCATCAGCTTGATACGGGTACTGATCCAGCGTTTCGACCAGCGCTTCTTCACCCCCACCGTCGAACGCATCCGCGCACTGGTGGAAAGCGAGATGTTCAGCCGTGACGTCATCGAAACCGCCCCCGTCGCCCTGTGTGTGCTGCGCCGCAGCGATGGCCAGGTGGTGCTGGAGAACCACCTGGCCCAGCAGTGGCTGGGTCAGGACCAGGCCCGCAGCCTGCGCAGCGCGCAATGGATCGAGCAGGCCTTCGAGCGGCCCGACGGCCAGTGCAGCGACTACTTCGAGAGCGCCGAAGGGCGCCACCTGTACCTGAGCTGCGCGCCCACCCGCTACAAGGGTGAACAGGTGCTGCTGTGTGCCTTCAGCGACATCAGCACCCGCAAGCAGATCGAGGCCGCGCTGGAGGACGCCCGGCGCGCGGCCGACACAGCCAACGAAGCGAAGACGCAGTTCCTGGCGACCATGAGCCATGAAATTCGCACGCCGTTGTATGGCGTGCTGGGCACCCTGGAGCTGCTCTCGCGTACCACGCTCGACGCCCAGCAACGCGATTACCTGAGGGCCATCGAAGGTTCCTCGTCAACCTTGTTGCAGCTGATCTGCGACGTGCTGGACGTGTCGAAGATCGAGGCCGGCCAACTGGCCCTCGAACTCAGCGAGTTCAGTGCCCCGGACCTGGTCCGCGAAGTGATCCAGGGCTACAGCGCGGCGGCCACGAGCAAGGGCCTGCAGCTCTACAGCTGCCTGGACCCGCGCCTGCCGGAACACCTGATCGGCGACGTCAACCGGATCCGCCAGATCCTCAACAACCTGTTGAGCAACGCGGTCAAGTTCACCGATTGCGGGCGCGTGGTGCTGCGCGCCAGGCTGCTCAACCGCGATGGCGAGCGCTCCTGCCTGTTGTGGCAGGTGTCGGACACCGGCAAGGGCATCGCCGAACAGGACCAACCGTTCATCTTCGACGCCTTCTACCAGACCGAAGGGTACACCCAGGCCATCCCCGGCACCGGGCTCGGGCTGCCGATCTGCCAGCGCCTGACGCAACTGATGAACGGCCAGCTGCGCCTGGTCAGCGAGCTGGGGCTGGGCAGCAGCTTCAGCCTGAGCCTGCCCCTGGAGGAGGCGTCAGGCCGTGCCAGCGCCCCGTTCAACCTGCTGGCCGAACGCATTCACGTGGTATCGCCGGTACACGAACTGGCCGAAGCCATCAGTGGCTGGCTGTGCCGCTGGGGCGCACGCGCCCAGGTCGGCGCGCCGCCAGCGGGCAGCGCCCTGGCTGGCGAACTGCTGGTCGAACTGCATCCCGGCAATGTCGAGCGCTGGCTGGTCGCCGAATGGCCGGGCCCACGCATCCTGGCCAGCGCCCAGGACTGCTGGGAGGCGCGGCACGAAGCCGGTCACTGGCAGGTCAACCTCAACGACCTGGCCGCCCTGCACCAGGCCGTCGGCCAGGCCCAGGGCCTGCGCCGCCCCCGGGACCAGGCCGTGCCGGCCCCCTCGACCGAGCCACTGGGGCTGCACGTGCTGGTGGCCGAGGACAACGTCATCAACCAGTTGATCCTGCGTGACCAGCTCGAGCAGCTCGGCTGCAGCGTGGCCTTGGCCAGCGACGGCGAACAGGCCCTGCAAGCCTGGCAGCGCGAGCATTTCGACCTGCTGCTGACCGACGTCAACATGCCCGCCATGAACGGCTACGAACTGGCCCGCGCCCTGCGCCGGCTGGGCTGCACCCGGCCCATCGTCGGCGCCACCGCCAATGCCCTGCGCGGCGAGGAAGAACTGTGCCTGGCCGCCGGCATGGATCGCTGCCTGATCAAGCCCTTCAACCTGCAAGCCCTGTTCAACTGCCTGGCCCCGTATCGAGGTAGCCGTCTTGAAGCCCTTTAA